The nucleotide sequence ttttccaaaataataccgTTCCCCGCATGCGCAAGTTTGACGTTACCCGTTTTAATAATAAGCGTCGATGGCGGCGAAATGTTAGGGGTCATTTCCAGTTGCGCATGCGTAGTTGACTTGTGTTTTCGACTAGTCTGCATTGGAGCGTACGGCTTGTCCACGTGCTCTTCCGGAAGTTGGAACGACAcagaattattttttctcttctCGCTTCCGGTGGACATCCGATTTGAAATAATTCCCGAACGAGAGCTACCGGACTTGTCACTGACGCTTGATGACCTAGATGGAGGTTGATCAGAGTCGCTTGGACGCAGTTCTTTCTCCTCGTCAAATGATTCATACACACCAGGCGGTAAGACATCGGCAACAATTGTGGGAGACACACTTTCGTCATCGCTATCAGTTTTGTATTTGTCTATCGTATAGTCCAACTGGGCGATGGCCGCCATCTGTTTGGTGGAAAAGGATTCAGTATCGCTGTCGTTCTCGTGTGCAAAATTAATTTCGTTTTTTCCTATCACAGTCCACGCCGGCGTGCTAGTCCTTGCCAATTCGCCGTGTGTTTTCGCATGCTGCGGTTGGCTTGGTTTCCGGGTATACAGCGGCACTTTTACGATCCTGTAACTCCCCTCGACGTATCCCGTAACCCTTTGCTGAAAGCCCGCCAGTTTTACGTGCATGTCATTGTGAACGTTTGTCACGTGCTTTACACGTGGGTCCATGAAACGCTGGTTTGCGTGCAGCATGTTCTGGATACGGGTGGAGTCTGGCCGCTCCCCGGAGCGAGCATGCATGTTGTTTGGCTGGTGAATATATATCGAGTCATGAAGGGTGGCATGTGACTTCttgtctgaaaatataaaagatagtaTGAAGTTAATAactcaaataaattaatttataactTCTGTTTAAACTAACCTTATTTCTGATCATAGTTGAGTGTGTTTTCTTTGTGTTCTTTCTGCAGTACAAACGATAACAAATAAAGCGACGTATACCCACTAGCGGATCCACCCGGTGCACCCCACCCCTCCCCTTAAAATCgttcaagtttactttttatttcaatgtagaAGAAAACGAGTTataaaatacgctcaaaatACAGCATTTCAGacttgaaattgtaaaaaaattctTTGGGGAGATTCGGAACGCATGGCTAGGGACaacaaataagcaaaacataataaatacaatCTGTGTTCCGTAATTCACTTTTGAACAACAAGAATCTATAACACTGCAAATCCAATATCTTTCGAATGGCGTTCTATAATAATTTTGCCTATGTCTTCTTCAGGTGgtttatgtattatattatatagttttcctaagaaacacacatacatgcacACAGTTCCTAACATGTAAAAAGGACGAGAGTGGTCGAGTGGAATAAGTGCCCGCCTCTCACACTTGAGGTTGGTCGTTCTATTCCCACTAGGGATACTGGTTTCTGTCCAGGAAACGGATACGATAGCTGTTTTCATAATCaagttaaataaaatgtgtatacaCTAATATGTTTTGCCAATCTTTGGTACATGTAGTGTCAGCCGTATAGGGCACTTCCAACAGCCTCGCTGTTAAGCTAGCTTTTATGGCAATGCCGTTGTGGTGTCGGCTGCAGAACGAAATGTACGGGGTTCAAACCCCCGTTCAGGCATGAACTCTTTctttcacaataaacatatCAGTTGTCTTCATAATCAAGCTGAACTAAACTAGTATAAACTAACATCTTTTGCCAATCTTTGACGTAAAAAGTACTACTAGTCTAGAGTATATAATGAAAAAGATACCTAATTATTTACTGACACTGTCTGTCACCTAGGTAACATCTTACTGTCATGTTTACACGTAATTTAAACCGCTTAACTGTAATCACAATTTAACAAAACGAGAAGAAAAACATGGACGCAATCTCAGACTTTGAACTGGAGGTGTCAGCTTTTAAGTTTAATCCGTTCTTGAAAGCTTGCTTTATCCCACTTACGTATCTTAAAACGCTTGAAAGGGATAAATGTAATGCAGTGACACAATTGGCTTACGAAGCATAATCAACTTAAGAAAACAATGAATAGAAAACCACTTGATAGTTATAAGTACCCAataaggttgaaataccgtTTTGCaatatgatcaatttaaatgCGGAATCAAATTACACTACGAAAGTGACGATATCCCTTTGACTATCATTGCTAAAATGCCCATTGTccatcagaaataaaaaaacacatatgttTCAGtggttaa is from Mya arenaria isolate MELC-2E11 chromosome 9, ASM2691426v1 and encodes:
- the LOC128246542 gene encoding uncharacterized protein LOC128246542 gives rise to the protein MFCCRGPPCLDEAEPSRKEKRKQEKLLPDDKKSHATLHDSIYIHQPNNMHARSGERPDSTRIQNMLHANQRFMDPRVKHVTNVHNDMHVKLAGFQQRVTGYVEGSYRIVKVPLYTRKPSQPQHAKTHGELARTSTPAWTVIGKNEINFAHENDSDTESFSTKQMAAIAQLDYTIDKYKTDSDDESVSPTIVADVLPPGVYESFDEEKELRPSDSDQPPSRSSSVSDKSGSSRSGIISNRMSTGSEKRKNNSVSFQLPEEHVDKPYAPMQTSRKHKSTTHAQLEMTPNISPPSTLIIKTGNVKLAHAGNGIILENQKNRRLSFGPFKGSFRDLFYGKFANSKEMPGEFKKGSKYMTPGIMEKVESFENIHDPFVFVNQGQARPQSANGLSRRHTFR